Genomic segment of Acidobacteriota bacterium:
CTATTGAATCAAGCAAGAGAAAATCTAAGCTGAGCCATCTGGCTTGAAAGGAGCTCCCTCAGCTTAATCTTAGCTTCTTTTTCAAGCTGCCGGACTCTCTCGCGGCTCAGATTCATGTTTTTTCCTATCTCTTCGAGAGTCTTCTCATCGTCGCCGCTCAAACCGAACCGGTTGATGATTATGAATCGTTCTCGTTCAGGAAGAGTCACGATGGCATTGGAGACAATCCTTGTCACCTCTT
This window contains:
- a CDS encoding sigma-70 family RNA polymerase sigma factor, with the translated sequence MIFPLLLPEISIDDYVDRDEECRLGYLIADKKIPSQEDQVYLKEVTRIVSNAIVTLPERERFIIINRFGLSGDDEKTLEEIGKNMNLSRERVRQLEKEAKIKLRELLSSQMAQLRFSLA